ATGGTGCGGACGCCGTCGCTGAGACACCGCGTCAGCGCTGTGCGCACCAGAGGGGCCGTTTCCAGGTCGATCTCGCCGGCCAGGGTGATCAGCTCCCGATTCCTTCGGCGACGGCGGTGGACGGTGAGCTGCGGAAGGGGCATGCTGCCTCGGTTCGGAAGACCATCCGGTAGCGGACGCGCTGTGTGACGCCGGTGTTCCCGGCCCCTCTTGGCGTGCTCCCGGGTGGGACGTACGTTCGGCGGAGGCGGAGGCGGAGCGACGGCCGGTGCGGCAGCCTGTTATGACAGCCCGTTACGGCAGCCCGTCACGGCAGTCTGTACGACAGGACATCGGACCCACCCGGTCCCTCCAGGGATGCGTCGGGTGGCGGACGGAAGGTCCGCTCCCCCCAGTCATCTGAGTCGAGCGACGAGAGATGATGAGCCGCCGGGGTCTGGGACGTCCGTACAGCAGCATAGTCCTCGACCGGGTCCGGTGGACGGCGGGAAGCCGGTCCATTCCCCCGTGCACGGCCAGGTGCCGCTTCTCGGCCGACTTCGGGGCGCCTTGAGTCGTCTTCAGGCCTCTTCAGGCTTCTTCAGACCTCTTCGGGCCTCTTCGGGCATCCTCCTGAGTCCCACGCGGGGCTGGGTTCCGCCCGGGTGCCTCGGTCCGCGGGGATCCCCAAGGCGCGCCCCAGCGGACGGCGCGTTCCCTGAAGTCAAGGCCCTGCCCCGCCACGGAACATGGAGGAGCCCTCGCTACGGTGAACAGCGGAACTGGGCCGCGCTTTTCGCGCCTGCCCGCAATCTGTCCTGCGGCGCACCGGGCCGGAGCTCTAACTTCGCTGAGGGAAGAGAGCTTCGGGGGATCGCGAGCGTATGGACGAAAAACCCTCATCTTGTGAACCGACATGGGAACTCGTCATGGGGGCGGAATCCCGTGTCGACGCCGTCGGCAGGGAACTGATGAAGCGGGCCGGTCTCTGCGTCGACGGCCGGGTCGACGCCGCCTTCGTCGCCGGAATGGAGGAGATCGCCGCTGAGATCGACGCGGCCACCCGGGAATTCGAAACACTCCTGGGGGAGTTGCTCGCAGACGAGGAATCCGGCACCGCGGCAGGGCTGCGGACGACAGCGCGCACGACGGGCGCCCGCAGACGTGCCGACGCCCGCGAATGGGTGGCCCGTGCCTACGACTCCCTGGGGAATCCCACGGAGGCGGTACGGCGCTACGAGCTCGCCGAGAAACTGTATGCGCGGCTCGGGGACGAGACAGCCGTGCAGCGCTGCCGCGACGCAGCCGCCCGGACGCGGCTGTACAGCAGCGGCAACGTCGACGCCGAGATCCGGCGCCTGACCCCCGGGACGGAAGAGGCCGCCCGGACCGGAGACATGGACGCCCTCGGCAGGCTCGTCCAGCTCGGCCAGCTCTATGTACGCGGAGGCGACGTCGCCGAAGCGCGGCGGATCTTCGAGGTCGCCGCAGCGGCGCTGGACGCAGCCGTCGATCGAGAGGCGTCCGCGGAAGAGGCCCTCGAGGAGTTCGTCGGCACGGCCGCCGGGGACGGCTCGGCGACCTCGGAGGGACTCGAAAGGGTTTTTGACCGCGCGCGGCTGGCTGTGCGGATCAGCACACTCCGGCAGACCCTGAACATCGCCCGCGCCCAGATCGCGGACGATCCGCGAGAAGCGCGACGGCATACGGAAGCGGCCCGCGCCGAGTGGAGCGTGAGCGGTTTCGACACCTCCATCCTCGGCGAATTCGCCTCCTATCATGATCAGATCGCCGGTTCGTCGGCGGCCGTCGGCGAGTTCGCCGCCTCACTGGCACGGATCGACGGCGAGCTGCACACCCTGCCGACGGACGCGGTCCTCGTCCGCCTCGGCGCGTTGCGGGCGCGGGCTCGCGAACTCGGCGTGGTGAGGTTCGAGGCGGCGGTGGGCAGGCGACAGGGCGACCTGCTGCTGCGTACCGGCCGGCCGCTCGACGCGCTCGCGGTGCTGCGGGAGGCGCTCGGTCTGCTGGACGACAGGAGTCGGCACGATCTCCAGCCCGTACTCCTGGCCAGGATCGCGGCGTGCCACGCGGCCGTCGGCGACTGGCCCGGTGTGTCGCAGGCGGCGTCCCGGGGGATCGCCCTGGTGGAGGCTCACCGCTACGACGTCAGCGGTACCTACATGAAGGATTTCTACCTCAAGGACCGCATCGATCTGTACCGGCTCCTGGTGGAGGCCGCGTACTACGCCAAGGACGCCGAACGCGTCTTCCGCGCCGCGGAGCTCTCGAAGGCGCGACGGCTGGCGAGCGCCGCCACCCGACCGGAGCCCGAGCGGATCGGGCAGATCACCGAGCTGGGCCGACTGATCCACGAGAGCGCACCGGGCTCCACCGAGCGGGCCGAACTGACCCTGCACCGACGTCTGCTGTGGGACTACGTCCTCGCGGGCGGCGACCACGGGGACACGAGGCCCGTGCCGACGCTCAGCGCCGTCCAGCAGGCCCTGCGCCCGGACGAAGCCGTTCTCTACCACTACTGGCTCGACGACAGCCGGCTGATCGTCGCCCTCATCCGACGCGAACGGAAGGTCATCGGGCTGCGCACCCTGCCACCGGGGTCCCGCGAGGAGCTGGACAGACTGGTGAGGCTGATCCGGCCGACGGGGAACGAACGCGTCAGGGTCGACATCGACGGCCCCCTGGCCGCGTCCGCGCAGTGGCTGCTCCCCGCCGACCAGGAGGTGCTGGCGGGCTGCACCAGGCTCTACGTCAGCCCGCACGGCATCCTGCACAGCCTGCCGATCCATGCCCTGCCCTGGGGCGAGGGGATCCTGCTCGACGCGGTCTCCGTCACCTATCTGCCGAACCTCTCCGGCCTGGTGGAGGACGAGGTGCAGGCCCCCGGCCCGGGCACCGTCGTCGCCGGCATCGGCCGTTTCGCCGACCCCAGCCTCGCGCCACGCGAGAGGCTGGCCGACGCAGCCCGTGAGATCGGGGACCTGCACCGGGCCGCCGGGCGGCCGGTCGAGGAGTTCACCGACGAGAAGGCCACCAAGAGATCCCTGCTCGAGCTCAAGGAGGTCGGCGGAGCCCTCCGGTCCGCCGGGTGCGTATCCCTTCTGACGCACGGCGCCAGCGTCGACGCCGAGACCCCGATGGAGTCGATCCTGTGGCTGCACGACTCGGCCCTGGACGGGCTGGAGATCTCCCTGTGGCCCCTGGCCGGGGCGTTGGTGACGCTCACCGCCTGCTGCTCCGGCCAGCGGGCGATCACCATGGCGGACGAGCAGGCACTGCCGGGCGACGAGGTGTTCGGGCTGCAGGCGGCCCTCTTCGCCGCCGGCGCCTCCGCCGTACTGGGCGCTCTCTGGCCGATCAGGAGCAAGGAGTGCGTCAAGATCAGCACACTCTTCCACAAGGCGCTGGTCATCGACGGGCAGGCCCCTGACCAGGCGCTCCGCACAGCGATTCGCGAGTTCCGGCGGACGGCAGGCCTTCTGCAACGGCCCGCCGCCGTCTGGGCGCCCCTGTTCCTCGTCTCCCGCGGCCGTCCCAGGCCGCTCGGCCCCGGGATTGCGCATGTCTGACGTCGTCTACGTACATCTGGATTTCGCCGACGAGGAGAGCGCCGTCGCCGGCGCCGCCCTGCTCCGCGACCGGCTCGCCACCGTGCCCGGAGTGGGCGAGGCCGCAGCCGAGGTCGACGACTATCTGATCGACGCCGAACAGGTGTTGATCGGCGTCACCGCGGCGATCCAGTTCGTTCAGCTCGCCGGCGACGGTGCCCAAAGCGTCACGAACCTGATCGGCTCTCTTCGTGAACTCGCCGCCGAACTCCGAGGGTTGAGGGGGATCAGCCGTGAGGTCGACGGCGAGTTCCGGCATCTCGACGACTTCCCCTTCGACGCTCTCGAAGACGAGCTCGCCGCTTCTGAAGACGAGCTCGCCGCTTCTGAAGAAGAGTTCGGCGCTGCCGAAGACGAGTCCTGAGCGGAGGCGGAGACGGTGGCCCATCCCGACGAAGCGGGTGACTCCCGCCTGCGGAACCTGCGCGACGCGCTGAGTCCCACCTCTGCGGCGACACCGGTGGAATCCGTCAGGTCCACGCGACTTCGCGCACCGGGCGTCGACCTCGGGGCGGCCGCCGAGGGACTGGGGCGCTGGTACGAGAGCCAGAACATGACCGTGCAGACGATGCCGGTCGGCGGCGCCCGGGTGGTTCCCTCCTCGTGCCAGGATCAGATGCTCAGCCGGAGGCCGCCGCCCCCGAGGTCCGCACTGATCGCCCTGCCGGTCCGCCGGACGACGTCGGCGAGCCGCTCCGGCCGGTGAGCGGGGCCGGTCGCCGCGAACAGCGCGGCGACCGGAGCGCTGCTCACGGAGTACAACGGGGCGGCCACACAGCACACCCCGGGCATCAGAATCCCCCGGTCGACCGCGACACCGCATTCCCGAATCGCCCGTGCCTCCCGTGGCCAGGCGGCGGGCATCGCGCTCGGCGGGAAGCGGTACTCCGGCGCTGCGGCGAGCACTTTGCCGGCGGCGGTGTACCAGGGCCAGGCCGACTGGTTCCGCGAAGCCGGGAACGTCACGGCCTCACCGGGCGTCCAGTCGAGCAGGAGCGTCCGGTCGTGACGCAGCACCGCGATCCCCACGGCCGCGCCCGTGGCCCCTGCCAGGCGGCGGGCGGGCTCGGCCGCCGTGGAACGCAGCCTCGGATGCGGCTGCCACCCGTTCCCGAGCTGGAACATCCGCGAGCCGATCCGGTACCCGTCCACGAACCGTTCCACCGCGCCCAGGCCGGCCAGCTGTTCCAGCAGCCGGTACGCCGTGGCTTTGGGCAGTCCGCTCTCGGACGAAAGCCGGGTCAGCCCCGCACCCCCGGTACGTTCCACCGCGGCCAGCAACTCGAAGGCTCCCTCCAGCACACTCCGTCCCCCGGCATGCGCCGAGGGACGAGCCGAGGTGGGAGCCGGCCCGTCTGCGCCCCCGCTCGCACCCGACTTGCCGCCGGTGCGCACACGTACAGAACTGCCGTTCTCTCGCATGGTTCCCCAAGCCCCCCGTGTGAGCGACGCGTTCGGTGGTCGGCCGCCGCGTACACCGCCATGGTGAGAGCCGGGTCTCGGCGAAAATGTTGTCGATAGGTTGTCGTCCCCCGTCGACGGGGCTGTCGCTCGCCGTGCGGACGCGGGCAGACTCTGGCGAAGCGGGGGGATCGGGGAGGGGCGGCATGCTGCAACTGCGATTGCTCGGGCCTGTCGAACTGGCCACGCCGGAGCGGGCGGCCGAGGTGGGGCCGCCGCAACGACGCGCCGTGCTCGCGGCGTTGGCCGTGGACGCGGGTCGGCCGGTGGGAGCCGACGTGGTGATCAGGCGGGTCTGGGGGACGACCCCGCCGCAAGGAGCCCGGCGCTCCGTCTATGCGCACATCGCCCGGATCCGTCGGATCTGCGAGCGGACGGGTGACGCGGCGGGCGAACGGCTCCGGCTGACGCGCCGGTCCGGCGGATACGTTCTGGAAGCCGGCTGGGAGCAGGTCGACGTGCACCGCTTCCGGCGCCTGGTCGACCAGGCGCGCGCGGCCCGGCTACCGGACCCTGCGCGGGCGTCCCTGCTGGGCGAGGCCCTCGGTCTGTGGCGCGGCGAGCCGCTGAGCGGACTGGACGGCCCGTGGGCGGAGCAGGTGCGGGAGGCCTGGCGCCGGGAGCAGACGGACGCGACCGTCGCTTGGGCCGGCGTCCAGGCGCGTCTGGGCGACCCCGCCGCGGCGATCGGCCCGCTCTCCGCGCTCCTCGGTGAACATCCGCTGGTGGAGCCACTGGCCGAGGCGTTGATGCGGGCACTGTACGCGGCCGGACGGGGCGCCGAGGCGCTGGAGTGCTACGCCTCCGTCCGACAACGGCTGGCGGAGGAACTCGGGACGGATCCCGGCACGGCGCTGCGCGAGGTCCACCAGACCATCCTGCGGGGACAGTCGCCGCAGCCGGCCGCGCCGGCACGTCCCGCGGCGCCGCCTCGCTCCGGTCCGCCGCGAGGCGTGGTCCCCGCGCAACTGCCCGTCGGGGTGCGAGGTTTCACCGGCCGGGAGGAGGAACTGTCCCGCCTGGACACGTTCCTCGAGACAGCGCGACTGTCGGCCCCCGTGGTGATCTCGGCCGTGTCGGGCACGGCCGGGGTCGGCAAGACCACGCTGGCCGTGCACTGGGGGCACCGGGTACGGAAGCACTTTCCCGACGGACAGCTCTATGTGAACCTGCGCGGCTTCGACCCGAGCGGATCGTTACGGGACCCGGCGGAGGCACTGCGCGGATTCCTGGACGCCTTCGGAGTGCCCCCGGCCAGGATCCCCGCAGGCCTGGAGGCACAGGCCGCCCTCTACCGGAGCCTGCTGGCCGACCGGCGCGTGCTGGTGGTCCTGGACAACGCCCTGGACGCCCAACAGGTACGGCCCCTGCTGCCCGGCGCGCCCGGCTGCCTCGCCCTGGTCACCAGCCGGAACCGGCTCACCAGTCTGGCCGCGGCCGAAGGCGCCCACCTGCTCGCCATCGACGTGCTCTCCCCCGACGAGGCCCGTGCCCTGCTGGCCGACCGGCTCGGCGCCCGCCGCACGGCCGCCGAGCCCGCCGCCGTCGCGGACATCGTGGCGCGGTGCGCGGGCCTGCCGCTGGCTCTGGCCGTCGTGGCCGCCCGCGCCGCCGCCCAGCCGCACATCCCGCTCGCCACGCTCGCCGACGAGCTGAGGGACACCGGCGACCGTCTGGACGCACTCGACGGCGGTGATCCCGCCACCCAGGTACGGGCCGTCTTCTCCTGGTCCTACGACGCTCTCAGCCCCGCCGCCGCCGGGCTCTTCCGGCTGCTCGGGCTGCATCCCGGACCGGATGTCTCGGCACCGGCCGCAGCGAGCCTCTCCGGTGTGCCGTCGGCGCGGGCCCGGGCGCTGCTGGTCGAACTGACCCGGACGCATCTGCTCGCTGAACCCGTACCGGGCCGGTACTCCTTCCACGATCTGCTCCGGGCCTACGCGGGGGAACTGGCCCGGTCCCAGGACGAGGAGGACGGCCGCCGTCACGCGACGCACCGCATGCTCGACCACTACCTGCACACCGCTCTGCGGGCCCAACGCCTCCTCGGGCCCCCGGCCGACCGGATTCTTCCCTCCCCGGCCCAGCCGCAGGTGGTCCCCGAGGAACCGGCCGGCCGCGAAGCCGCCATGGCCTGGTTCACCGCCGAACACCCCGTTCTGCTCGCCGCCGTTCAGCAGGCCTTCGACGTCGGCTTCGACTCACACGTCTGGCAGTTGGCAGCGGCGCTGACCACGTACCAGCAGCGAAGAGTGCTGTGGTCCGACTGGACCACAGCCCATACGGTCGCACTGGCCGCGGCCCGCCGGCTGGCCGACCCGGCGGCGCGGGCATGCGCCCGCCGCAACCTCGGCAACGCCGCCTCGGCCCTCGGCCGCCAGGACGAGGCCCGCGCTCACCTCGAATGCGCGGCGGAGCTGTACCGGGGGCTCGGCGATCCAGGGGGAGAAGCGCACACCCGTCTCGCACTCGGGCGGGTCTCGATACGGCAGGGGCGTCGCGCCGAGGGGCTGGACCACTCACTGCGGGCGGTGGAACTGTTCGATGCCGCGGGCGACCGCGCCTGGCAGGCCCTGGCCCTCAACAACGTCGGCTGGGACCACGCGAAGCTGGGCCACTACCAGAAGGCCATCGTCCACGGCAGGCAGGCGCTCGCCCTGGTGGAGCAGACCGGCCATACCTCCGGCGAGGCTCACACCTGGGACACCCTCGGGTACGCCCATCATCATCTCGGCCAGTACGACGAGGCCGCCGCCTGTTACCGACAAGCCGCCGCGCTCTTCCGCGACCTGGGAGACCGTTACTACGAGGCGGACATCCTCGCCCACCTCGGTGACACCCACCACGCAGCCCGCAACGCCGACGCCGCCCGCGACGCCTGGACCCGGTCCCTGACGCTCTTCGAGGAGCTTGACCACCCCGACACCGAGGCGCTGCGCGCCAGGCTCCTGCATCACCTCGGCAAGGACCCGGCCGACACGGTGCTCCCGGAACGCGCCTGACCGGGCCGCCGATGCGAGGAGCAGGGACTGGTGCGGGCTCGTCCTGGGCGGTTGCGGGCCGCGGTGGCCGTCGGGGCGCGGGAGCCGGCCCGCACCCCGACGGCCGATCGGCCGTCGATCAGGAGACGACGATGCGCACCCAGGCGTTCACGGAGTTCAGGCACTGGTTCCCGGTGCCGTTGTCGTGCGCGGTGTAGCCGTTGTCGGAGTAACCGTCGTCCTCGTAGCCCAGTTTCAGGCTTCCGCCGCGGCCGCCGACCACATACGGCCGTCCGACCACGTTCACCAGCCGTTGCAGTTCGCCCGTCGCCCCCGGAACGGTGATCAGGCCGTGGTAGAGGTCGCTGTCCGAGGCCGGATCGACGTACCGCTTCCAGGTCAGCCCTTGACCTCCGGTCTGCACACAGCCTCCCGCGGTCACCGTGACGTGGTCGCCCGGAAGGAACGAGAAGGGGTACGTCATCTCGTGCTGGGTCACGACCGGCTCGCTGATCGTGCAGTCGATGGGCAGTGTCGTGCCCGAGCAGCCGGGGCTGTACTTCACGGCCGCCGCCGACAGCGCCGCGGGCACCCGCCTGACATTGCGATCGACGGACGACCCGTGGTGCGAGGTCTGAGCCGTGGCCGAGGCGGTGGGAGCCGTGCTCGCCGCGGCTCCCGCGGTCAGGGCGGCAACGGCGATGACGGTCATCATGCGCTTTCTCATGCTGGATCACTCCTAGAAGAAGGGGAATCTCGCCGGTGAGAAGTCCGATCGGCCTGGATCTCGCCCAGCCTGGCGAAGGCCGTCCACAGTCCGTTTGCGTCGCGTCGACACCGCGTCGACATCGCGTCGACACCCCGGACCGAGTACGGCAGCGGATCCGTCACTGGCACTGCCGAGGCGGCGTGGGCTTCCTCCCGATCGTGACCGACACCGAGGACCCCTGCACCAGAGGGGTGCCCGCAGCAGGGTTCTGCCCGCTCACCCTGTTGACGTTGTCGCAGTCGACGACGCTGCCGACACCGCCGAGCACGTATCCCGCGTTCGACAGCTCCTGGCGGGCCTGTGCCTGGGTGTCGCCCACCAGGTCCGGTACGACGGTGACGCCGGTGACCGAGGCTGTGACGGATGCCAGGTGCCTGGAGAACCCGGTGTCCGACGACAGGTCGAGCACGGTCACGTCCCAGGCGGCGGTGCCGGTGAAGCCGATGAACACCGACCGGGAACCGCCGCCGACCGGGAAGATCTCCGCCGA
This window of the Streptomyces sp. NBC_01275 genome carries:
- a CDS encoding CHAT domain-containing protein; this translates as MGAESRVDAVGRELMKRAGLCVDGRVDAAFVAGMEEIAAEIDAATREFETLLGELLADEESGTAAGLRTTARTTGARRRADAREWVARAYDSLGNPTEAVRRYELAEKLYARLGDETAVQRCRDAAARTRLYSSGNVDAEIRRLTPGTEEAARTGDMDALGRLVQLGQLYVRGGDVAEARRIFEVAAAALDAAVDREASAEEALEEFVGTAAGDGSATSEGLERVFDRARLAVRISTLRQTLNIARAQIADDPREARRHTEAARAEWSVSGFDTSILGEFASYHDQIAGSSAAVGEFAASLARIDGELHTLPTDAVLVRLGALRARARELGVVRFEAAVGRRQGDLLLRTGRPLDALAVLREALGLLDDRSRHDLQPVLLARIAACHAAVGDWPGVSQAASRGIALVEAHRYDVSGTYMKDFYLKDRIDLYRLLVEAAYYAKDAERVFRAAELSKARRLASAATRPEPERIGQITELGRLIHESAPGSTERAELTLHRRLLWDYVLAGGDHGDTRPVPTLSAVQQALRPDEAVLYHYWLDDSRLIVALIRRERKVIGLRTLPPGSREELDRLVRLIRPTGNERVRVDIDGPLAASAQWLLPADQEVLAGCTRLYVSPHGILHSLPIHALPWGEGILLDAVSVTYLPNLSGLVEDEVQAPGPGTVVAGIGRFADPSLAPRERLADAAREIGDLHRAAGRPVEEFTDEKATKRSLLELKEVGGALRSAGCVSLLTHGASVDAETPMESILWLHDSALDGLEISLWPLAGALVTLTACCSGQRAITMADEQALPGDEVFGLQAALFAAGASAVLGALWPIRSKECVKISTLFHKALVIDGQAPDQALRTAIREFRRTAGLLQRPAAVWAPLFLVSRGRPRPLGPGIAHV
- a CDS encoding IclR family transcriptional regulator, yielding MLEGAFELLAAVERTGGAGLTRLSSESGLPKATAYRLLEQLAGLGAVERFVDGYRIGSRMFQLGNGWQPHPRLRSTAAEPARRLAGATGAAVGIAVLRHDRTLLLDWTPGEAVTFPASRNQSAWPWYTAAGKVLAAAPEYRFPPSAMPAAWPREARAIRECGVAVDRGILMPGVCCVAAPLYSVSSAPVAALFAATGPAHRPERLADVVRRTGRAISADLGGGGLRLSI
- a CDS encoding BTAD domain-containing putative transcriptional regulator; the encoded protein is MLQLRLLGPVELATPERAAEVGPPQRRAVLAALAVDAGRPVGADVVIRRVWGTTPPQGARRSVYAHIARIRRICERTGDAAGERLRLTRRSGGYVLEAGWEQVDVHRFRRLVDQARAARLPDPARASLLGEALGLWRGEPLSGLDGPWAEQVREAWRREQTDATVAWAGVQARLGDPAAAIGPLSALLGEHPLVEPLAEALMRALYAAGRGAEALECYASVRQRLAEELGTDPGTALREVHQTILRGQSPQPAAPARPAAPPRSGPPRGVVPAQLPVGVRGFTGREEELSRLDTFLETARLSAPVVISAVSGTAGVGKTTLAVHWGHRVRKHFPDGQLYVNLRGFDPSGSLRDPAEALRGFLDAFGVPPARIPAGLEAQAALYRSLLADRRVLVVLDNALDAQQVRPLLPGAPGCLALVTSRNRLTSLAAAEGAHLLAIDVLSPDEARALLADRLGARRTAAEPAAVADIVARCAGLPLALAVVAARAAAQPHIPLATLADELRDTGDRLDALDGGDPATQVRAVFSWSYDALSPAAAGLFRLLGLHPGPDVSAPAAASLSGVPSARARALLVELTRTHLLAEPVPGRYSFHDLLRAYAGELARSQDEEDGRRHATHRMLDHYLHTALRAQRLLGPPADRILPSPAQPQVVPEEPAGREAAMAWFTAEHPVLLAAVQQAFDVGFDSHVWQLAAALTTYQQRRVLWSDWTTAHTVALAAARRLADPAARACARRNLGNAASALGRQDEARAHLECAAELYRGLGDPGGEAHTRLALGRVSIRQGRRAEGLDHSLRAVELFDAAGDRAWQALALNNVGWDHAKLGHYQKAIVHGRQALALVEQTGHTSGEAHTWDTLGYAHHHLGQYDEAAACYRQAAALFRDLGDRYYEADILAHLGDTHHAARNADAARDAWTRSLTLFEELDHPDTEALRARLLHHLGKDPADTVLPERA
- a CDS encoding PASTA domain-containing protein codes for the protein MRQPPHPARRRILGRTAAGIRKRAGRWARSPKAAVLVGAALLATAFAVTPAYADDPGLNCALTATASISVSPSPVVFGQNAQVQWSADGVNCFSENALQISGPGFNPSAEIFPVGGGSRSVFIGFTGTAAWDVTVLDLSSDTGFSRHLASVTASVTGVTVVPDLVGDTQAQARQELSNAGYVLGGVGSVVDCDNVNRVSGQNPAAGTPLVQGSSVSVTIGRKPTPPRQCQ